From the Comamonas antarctica genome, the window TTTTTCGCCATCAGCTCGCCCACGCGCCGCGCGGTGATATCCGTCGGCCCTCCCGGTGCATAAGGCACGACGATGGTTACCGGCTTGCTCGGAAATGCCTGGGCCCAGGCGCCCGCGGCACATATCGCCGTGCCAATGCACAGCCCCCATTTTCTCCAGGCCAGGGAATATCTCATTGCACTGTCTCCTTGCTTGAAAAGCCGCTTCTGTCCGGCGGCATGCATTACCGGCTGGCAGCCGGCTTCCATGAGGGAATCCATCGGGCGGGTGCGGCTTTCAGCGCGTTTTTGCGGGCAGCAGGCTGCGCGCGAGAATGTCGCGCTGGACTTCGCTCGCGCCGCCATAAATCGTGCCCGGGCGCGACACCATATACAGCCGGTGCAGGTCGATATTCACCGCGCCAAAGGCCTGGGCGCCATTGACGGCGCCGCGTTCCGCGGCAAGGTCCATCACCAGCTCGACGATTTTCTGGAACAGCTCGGTGGAGACCAGCTTGAGCACCGAATATTCGGCATCGAGCGTCTGGCCGGCCAGCGCCGCGGCGCAGGTTTCGGCATACAGGCCGTGGAAATCATGCAGTTCGCAGGCCAGCTGGGCCAGGCGGTCATTGGGCAATGCGGCGGCGCGCATGTCGGGGGCGGCGTCCAGCATCTGCCGCAGGTAGTTGAATGCCTGCTGCGCCAGCGCCGGGCTGCCGTTGACCAGGCGCTCGACGCCCAGCAGGCTCTTGGCGACGTTCCAGCCATTGTCGAGCGGGCCCAGCAGGCGGCTCGCCGGCACTTCGACGTTGTCGAAGAACACTTCGCAGAATTCGTCGTCGCCGGCCATGTTGACGATGGGCCGCACCGTGATGCCCGGCGAGTTCAGGTCGACCAGCAGCAGGCTGATGCCCTGCTGCTTGCGCTCGTACTGCCCGGTGCGCACCAGCATGAAGATGCGGCTGGCATTGTTCGCGTGGCTGGTCCAGATCTTCTGGCCGTTGACGATGAACACATCGTCGCGGCGCTCGGCGCGGGTGCGCAGCGACGCGAGGTCCGAGCCCGCGCCGGGCTCGGAATAGCCCTGGCACCAGACCTCCTCGCCGCGCAGGATGCCTGGCAGGAAGCGCGCCTGCTGCTCGGCCGTGCCGTAGCGGATCAGGATGGGCGCGAGCAGCGTGCTGCCCATGTCGAGCACGCGCGCCACGCCATGCGCATCGAAGACCTGCTTGTAGAGCAGCTGCTTGCGCAGCGGCAGGCCCATGCCGCCCGCCGCGCGCGCAATGCCCGGCGCGCGCAGGCCGTGGCGGTGCAGCGTGCCCAGCCAGTCGCGCTCGGCCGCGCCGCGCAGGCGCAGCACGATGGGCTGGCGCCATTCGGGCGGATAGTGGGCCTGCAGCCAGGCTTCGAGGCGCGCCGCGAACTCGCTATCGGACAACTGCGCCCAGGCCTCGGGCGTGGCCGGATGCGGGCCGGCCGGGAAGCCGCCGCGCAGCTCCGGCGCTGCGGGCCGGTCGAACGCCAGTGCCGCAAACCGGCGCCGGTGCGCGGGCGCGTTGCCGAATGCGGGTGCGTGCCGCAGCGCCGCATCGGCACACAAGCCGATGTCGGCCTCCTCGGTATAGCCCATCGCCCCATGCAGTTGCATGGCCGCGCGCGTCGCGCGCAGCGCGAGTTCGGAGCAGCGCGCCTTGGCGGCGCTCGCGGCGGCGGCGAAGTCGTCAGGCGCCGCCGCGTGGATCTCACAGGCCTTGCGCCACGAGGCAAAGGCCAGGCGCTTTTGCAGGTCCAGATCGACCACGCGATGGCGCACGGTCTGCAGCGCCGCCAGCGGCTGGCCGAACTGCACGCGTTGCGCCAGATAGGCGGCCGTGCTGTCCAGCGCGGCTTCGGCCAGCCCGGCCAGATAGGCGGCGGCCACCACGCGGGTCTCGTCAAGCGCCACGCCCAGCGCGCGCCGCGCGGCGGCGCCCGTGGCCAAGAGCGCATCGGCGGAGATCCGCACCGCGTCGAAATGCAGCGTGTCCATCGCGCTGCCGTCGGCACGCAATTGCGCGTCGCGCCGCACGCCGGCGGCCTGCGCGGCCACCCGCACCAGCCGGGGCTGGCCGTCCTCGCTGGCCGCCACCAGCCATTGGTCGGCCGCGCCCTCGACCGCGACACAGGTCCCGTCCAGCACCAGGCCCTGCGCATCGCGCGCCAGCACCGCGCCGCTCCAGCCGGGATCGATCTCGCCCGGCTGCGCCTGCCAGGCCAGCGTCAGCACCTGCGCGCCGTCCACCAGCTCGCCGGCCAGCGCGTCGCGCAGGTCCGAGGCCGGCAACGCGGCCAGCAGCGCGGCCGGCGCCACGGCGCAGCCGACAAAGGGATCGGGCAGCAGCGCCGCCCCGAGCCGCGCCGCGAGCGCGGCCGCGGCCGACAGCGGCAGGCCAAAGCCGCCCAGTTCCTCGGGCAGGCGCATGCCCAGCCAGCCGCATTCGCCCATGGCCGACCACAGCCGCGCATCGAAGCGCCGCCCTTCGCTGCGCCAGCAGCGCGCGCGCTGCAGCGAATGCCGGGCCTGCAGAAACTGCTGCGCACCATCCAGCAGCATGCGCTCGACTTCCTGGCGCTCCTCGAACGCGTCGACGACCTGGTTCATGGCTGGCTTTCGGTGGCGGCAAGCGCCATCAGGGCGCGGTCATCGGCGGCATCGGGCGCGGCCCAGCGGCTGGCGCGGCTCAGCCGCTCGCGGCACTCGGCCACCATGCGCTCGATCAGTTCCTCGCAGCTGGGAATGTCATGGATCAGTCCGATGCACTGGCCGGCGCTGAGAATGCCGCCGTGCACCTCGCCGCTTTCGAGCGCCGCGCGCCCGCGCGTGCCCACCACCAGCGGCCGCAGGTCCTCGAACGCGCAGCCGCCGGGCTGCGCCTCGAGCGCGCGCACCTGCTCGGCAATCTCGTTGCGGAAGACGCGCGCGGTGTTCTTCAGCGTGCGGTAGATCAGCGCCGTGTCGCGCTCGCTGCCGGCGACATAGGCCTGCTTGATGTGCTCATGGATGGGCGCCTCGCGCGTGACGCAAAAGCGCGTGCCCATGTTCACGCCTTCGGCGCCCAGCACCAGCGCGGCGGCCAGGCCGCGGCCGTCGGCAATGCCGCCCGAGGCAATCACCGGGATCTTCAGCGCCCGCGCCGCGGCCGGGATCAGCACCAGCCCGCCGACATCGTCCTCGCCCGGATGGCCCGCGCATTCGAGCCCGTCGATGGACACCATGTCGACGCCCGCACGCTCGGCCGACAGCGCATGGCGCACGGTGGTGCATTTGTGCACGATGGTGATGCCATGCTGCCGGAAGGTGCGGATGAATTCCTCGGGAATCCGGCCCGCCGTCTCGACGATCTTCACGCCGCTGTCGACGATGGCGGCGACATACTCGGCATAGGGCCGGGGCACCGACGAGGGCAGCATGGTGAGGTTCACGCCAAACGGCTTGTGCGTCATGCGCCGGCAGCGCGCGATTTCCTGGCGCAGGTCGTCGGCCGTGGCCTGGGTGAGCCCGGTCAGGATGCCCAGGCCGCCGGCATTGGAGACGGCCGAGGCGAGCTCGGCCAGGCCGACCCACTGCATTCCGCCCTGGATGATGGGATATTCAATGCCCAGCTTTTCGGTGACACGTGTTTTCATCGTTTTTCCGCAGGAGTTGAAGACAGATCCGCGCACATGGCACGCATGCGGCGGCCGCCACCGGCCTGGCACGGGGCCCGGCGGTGGGCACAGGATTTACTCGGCCTTGATGCCTTTTTCCTTGATCAGATCGCCCCAGAGCCGGTATTCGGCGGCCATGTCGGCCTTGAGCCTGGCGGGGCTGTCCTGGCCGGTGGGCATCAGCGCCAGCGCCGCGAGCTTGGCGCTGAACGCGGGCTCGGCCATGATCTCGGCGGTGGCGGCATTCACCGCGGCCACCGCCGCGTCGGGCGCGCCGGCGGCGGTGAACAGGTGGTACCAGCCGCGGCCGAACTGCTGGCCTTTGGTGAACATCGGCGGGATCTCGGGCATGGCCGCCCAGGGCTTGTCGTCGGCCACGCCCAGCGCGCGCAGCTTGCCGGCCTTGAGGTGCGGCAGCGAGGTGGTCATGGCATCGAGCATGGTCTGCACCCGTCCCGACATCACATCGACCAGCGCCGGCGCAGTGCCCTTGTAGGGCACGGTGACCATCTTCACGCCATAGGCCTCCTGGAACTGCGTGCCGATCAGATGCGTGATGCCGCCCTGGCTGGGCGTGGCGTAGTTGACCTTGCCGGGGTTGGCCTTCATGTAGCTGATCAGTTCGGGCAGCGTCTTTTGCGGCAGGTCGGCGGGCGTGACCAGCACGAACACGATCTCGGTCAGCGACGCCACGGGCTTGAGCTCCTTGAGCACATTGACCGGGCTCGAACCTTGCAGCTGCGGCGAGATCAGCAAGGTGTTGGTCACCAGCAGCAGCGTGTGGCCGTCGGCGGGCGCGCTCGCCACCTGGGCCGCGGCCAGCAGCGTGCCCGCGCCGGGCTTGTTTTCCACGATCACCGGCTGCTTGAGCTTGTCCTGCAGCTTCTGGCCGAAGTCGCGCGCCAGGATGTCGGCGCCGCCTCCGGGCGGATAGGCCACGACGATGCGCAGCGGCTTGGTTGGAAAGGCCTGCGCGGCGGCGGCCAGCGGCAGGCTGCACAGCGCCAGCAGCGCGAAAAGGCGGCGGTTGAATCGGATGGGCATGGCGGTGTTCCTCGGGCGGCGTTCAGGCCAGCGCCGCGGCGCCACGCGGCTGGGCGCCCCCGGACTGGGCGCCGCCGGACTGGGCGCGCGCGGACTGCGCATCGATCCATTGCTGGCGCTGCTGCCAGCGCGCCAGGGTCCAGAAGCAGCTGTCCATGGAACGGAACAGCGCGATATGCGGCAGGGAGGCGGTATCGGCATAGCCCGGCCCGCCCATCCACTGCGTGAGCCACACGTTGCAGGCGATCTTGCCGAAGCGCGCGGCCTGCTCGTTGAGCGTGGCAATGCGCGGCGTCGCCGACTCGTAGGCCTGGATATGCGGCGTGACCACGCAGTCGTAGGCAGCATCGCCCATGGTGGCCGCCGCGCAGGCGCTGAAAGACGCCGGGTGGCTGATGACCTGGGCCGTG encodes:
- a CDS encoding NAD(P)H-dependent flavin oxidoreductase, which translates into the protein MKTRVTEKLGIEYPIIQGGMQWVGLAELASAVSNAGGLGILTGLTQATADDLRQEIARCRRMTHKPFGVNLTMLPSSVPRPYAEYVAAIVDSGVKIVETAGRIPEEFIRTFRQHGITIVHKCTTVRHALSAERAGVDMVSIDGLECAGHPGEDDVGGLVLIPAAARALKIPVIASGGIADGRGLAAALVLGAEGVNMGTRFCVTREAPIHEHIKQAYVAGSERDTALIYRTLKNTARVFRNEIAEQVRALEAQPGGCAFEDLRPLVVGTRGRAALESGEVHGGILSAGQCIGLIHDIPSCEELIERMVAECRERLSRASRWAAPDAADDRALMALAATESQP
- a CDS encoding acyl-CoA dehydrogenase; the encoded protein is MNQVVDAFEERQEVERMLLDGAQQFLQARHSLQRARCWRSEGRRFDARLWSAMGECGWLGMRLPEELGGFGLPLSAAAALAARLGAALLPDPFVGCAVAPAALLAALPASDLRDALAGELVDGAQVLTLAWQAQPGEIDPGWSGAVLARDAQGLVLDGTCVAVEGAADQWLVAASEDGQPRLVRVAAQAAGVRRDAQLRADGSAMDTLHFDAVRISADALLATGAAARRALGVALDETRVVAAAYLAGLAEAALDSTAAYLAQRVQFGQPLAALQTVRHRVVDLDLQKRLAFASWRKACEIHAAAPDDFAAAASAAKARCSELALRATRAAMQLHGAMGYTEEADIGLCADAALRHAPAFGNAPAHRRRFAALAFDRPAAPELRGGFPAGPHPATPEAWAQLSDSEFAARLEAWLQAHYPPEWRQPIVLRLRGAAERDWLGTLHRHGLRAPGIARAAGGMGLPLRKQLLYKQVFDAHGVARVLDMGSTLLAPILIRYGTAEQQARFLPGILRGEEVWCQGYSEPGAGSDLASLRTRAERRDDVFIVNGQKIWTSHANNASRIFMLVRTGQYERKQQGISLLLVDLNSPGITVRPIVNMAGDDEFCEVFFDNVEVPASRLLGPLDNGWNVAKSLLGVERLVNGSPALAQQAFNYLRQMLDAAPDMRAAALPNDRLAQLACELHDFHGLYAETCAAALAGQTLDAEYSVLKLVSTELFQKIVELVMDLAAERGAVNGAQAFGAVNIDLHRLYMVSRPGTIYGGASEVQRDILARSLLPAKTR
- a CDS encoding Bug family tripartite tricarboxylate transporter substrate binding protein, with protein sequence MPIRFNRRLFALLALCSLPLAAAAQAFPTKPLRIVVAYPPGGGADILARDFGQKLQDKLKQPVIVENKPGAGTLLAAAQVASAPADGHTLLLVTNTLLISPQLQGSSPVNVLKELKPVASLTEIVFVLVTPADLPQKTLPELISYMKANPGKVNYATPSQGGITHLIGTQFQEAYGVKMVTVPYKGTAPALVDVMSGRVQTMLDAMTTSLPHLKAGKLRALGVADDKPWAAMPEIPPMFTKGQQFGRGWYHLFTAAGAPDAAVAAVNAATAEIMAEPAFSAKLAALALMPTGQDSPARLKADMAAEYRLWGDLIKEKGIKAE